The stretch of DNA TGAGATTGAAATttacattgaaaaaaaaaggtagtAGAATTCAAGTATTTTTTGTTTCGTTATTTCAGGAGCTGTTCTTTCTTGGATTGGGGGTTATTCTTTTCGGCATTGTTGGGGCTTTGTCTATGGCGTCTATAGAAAATGTCCCTGAAGATTTGGTAGATAATGCTGCGGTTTTTGGGGCACTGTGTTTATTGACTGCGCTAGTTTTTATCGCTGATTTATTAATGAGCACTCCCAAGAAGAAGGATAAAGAAGGGATGAAGGAACACTTGACTGATAAGAGAGGTATGTGAGAAGAAAAGTGGAATTTTGATATCATTTGATTATTTAGAgtaatattattgtaattaactGGATTTTAAGAGCAGAGCTTTTgcaatgaaagggttaataaaggaaaaatttcattttttctaaaataccATAGAGAAACGGCAAATAACCACCTTAAGCactgaaaaagaaacaaagtcACCGAAAGTTAGTCCAAAAATCTCCAAAAAGGACGACAACGGTAACATCAACGATGGATTCGATAAAGTAGAGGAACAGCATCAAAAGAGTGCGGTTCAACAGGTGTCTGAAGATCCTCGAAGGTGGGAAGATCATTCTTCAAATCAACGTACCAAAGACACTTATGGAGATGATGAAAATGACAATTTCAATCGAGATAACAGAGAACAGAAAGAATATActcaaaattttgaaaatggaaAGGCTCTTAGAAACTCGCAAATGTATCGAGACTCTGAGAGGCAAAAAGGTGCTAACAGAGATTCTTATAAAATGATGCACAGAATGGAAATGCCTACAGTGGTGTACAAAGCTCATGATATTTATCAACGTCCTGTTGATGAAGTGGATACACCTCGATTCCCGATTGAAAGTAATAGCAGGGGTGAAACGATGTTCGCGAAAATGATTAATCCCGGGGTGAAGATCATGAAAGTTGAACATGACGTCGATGAAGCTACGTTTGATGGATACAGGTGAGATGGCAATCATTTGTCAATATACGAATGTGCAAATTatcatataataaattttaattacggaTCAAAATGACTGGAgttctaaaattttgaaattggaatattttaattctggATTTTTggcaatttgaaattttgtaaatttaggatttttaaattctgaaatcctgaaatttttgaatattaaaattttagaattcttttttatttctggaTTTTTGGCAATTTGAAATCTtggaatttcgaaattttgtaacaggacttttaaattctgaaatcctgaaatttttgaatattaaaattttagaattcaaatccttatataataaattttaattgtgGATCGAAATGACTATAATTCATGACATCTGTTTTCCAAAGGTTAATAATCAAAAAGCGTTGGTACTAAACTAAAAGGTTAAATTAGGAAATTGAATGATATTCTCCACTTCGTTTGTTCATTTCATAGATACTCTGACACAAGTCAATACGACAATGTACCaattcgaatgaaaaaaaCTTCGCCCAAGAGTCAAAGAAAGAATAGAGATGTGTCTTTCAATGTACCACCTCCACCAAAGGGTTATGAAAGAGATATTGAAAGAACCaaagatgaaattgaaatgcTCGAAGAATGTTTTAGTTCGCTCAGAACTACAACTACTGGGACCCAAACGCCTAATGTGAGAACACCCTCAACTCCAACTGATCCTGGATACGTTCGACATACAGCTAGCAATTGGCCACAAGAGACGAAAACGAAAACACCAGGTTCTAGTCCTAGTCACACCAGAaagtgattgaaattcaattcaaattaAGTTTCGAGGTGCTAATCGTATGAGAGAAATTATACACTGATTCTTGAGCTTAGAAATAAGCTAAATTGgttgaattttgtatttttatatatattatatgtttcaaaatttcttttttaattttagtgCTAGAAATCCAATTGCATTTTTTGCAATTATACCCTTGAATAACTTAAAAGAATCATAAGTATTATGTTTGAGGCCTTCCTCAATTTAATATTCCATTCTTGTAAAtagtaaaatttataaaaatcttaacatttctataaatatttatcagaAATTCAATAACATTTGTTCTTCACTGCCTGtattattaaacaaatatataataattttcaatatatccTAATTAGAAGTTAAAATATACTCTTTTGCTATCAAATTTTAATGCATagttttttcattaataaaagagtaagaattttcaattcttcgtaaaaaaaatagttctacaataaatttctttttctaatttctgtTATTTCTAATATGATTAATATAATATGTAGTACCTTCATTAACTGTCATTATTATCCCCCGTCATTCACCCTTGCAATCCCCTGACAAAGCAAAAGGAGTGGAACAACAAACGCGTTCTAATATATGTAGaaactttttaatataaaGTATCAACACCTCCGTTCACATCAATACGCATacatacaattattaataataatgtcatCTTGTGATAAACAATATAACCGCAGCTTGTTAGTCTCCATCGGAACGTACTCGCTAAGATTAATCATTAATCGGATTTACAAATCGTTTAGATTACTCTACCGTGTCGTTGCTTTTTCTTACACTTCTGTATAAATAAATCGATGCTATTCAACATCAATATTTATCATCCAACGtgatcaacaatttttttcattttgatttcaTGAAACTTGTCGTCAcaaggagagaaaagaaaaaagaaactaaccGGAAGGACTCTCGATTTATTCTTGAAAATCAAACTAACTATCTTCTTTCACTCggttctctctttctctaaaCGTTTCTAAACGCGTATTTACAGAGTCGAGAATAATTGCTTAGATACTTGAGcattcttcatcttcttcatTAACATCCTCTGTACTTTACAGAAGAAAATCAAaggtttcttcttttcaagACTGTATAATTAGTCTCTCTtaagattaataataaattgttactgTAAATTGGACTGTTGTTGGATCTATACTACTACCTTCTACTTGTTCATTCATGTAAAAAAATTCCCTTGAAAAGTCATTGAATGTTGTTAGATTATTGTTGAGAATGTTTATTGTGCTTTTGTttattcttcttatttttcagCAACTAACTAGATGTATTTACAAGACTTTCGAATGGTATTCTTGTTTTCTCCATAATCTCAACCAAAttcgttaataaataaataacaaaagatTAAATTTATAGTTTTTTCTTCTAGAAAAAGTTTTTGTCGTCTGGTTCATTGGCGATGAAGAAACCATTTCAAGGaaggaaatttatttcattctttcattgATGAAATAATCTCTCTTCGAAATAGCCTCTCCTTAAAATATTCAGAATTCTTAAGAATAAAATGATTGATATTTGTTTTTCTTAGTTTTGTGGTAATTCTGAATAAATTTCTATGTACAACAAAATTTATCTTCCTTCATCCAACAAAATAGTCACTACCTTCTTTTGACTTACAATTGTTACTgttaaatttctatttacaaTGCTCTTGTTATTTAATCGATCATTGATGAAAGAGCATAGATTTgtgattaattgaatttaaacaatattaTGATGCAGCTAGAAAATTTTATCTCATGCCAAATCCAATTCCAGAGCCTTGAGCATTGGTTGCTCGTTGTTCCATGGTGATGTATTGTCTAATTAATCGCGATATTTCGTGAGCTTGTTCTGTTTGGAGCCTTGTTATACGTTGCTGCATCAAATTGCCACATTTCATGTCCAAATAAAGGGTTCCCTCTTCGGATTTCACTTTCCTGGTGGAGATAACCTCGGAATACGGGTAGTGGTACAATGTTTCCTGAAATTTATTgcaaattttgcaaattattgTCTATTGTTATTACTCAGTTATCGACTGCtgtttaattatgttaaaattttaatttactttgaGTTTATTTCGATCTTCAAAATGAACAGCGAAGTAATTTATCAGGAGATCAGAGATTAATATTTAAaggattttttaaaataattttaatttgcagTAATGTttggataattaaaaatttagtaTTATAATTAAGTTACTTACGTgtgtaattaaatcaataaaGTGCACTCCGTGTCTGTTCAATGCTAAAATATGATCCCCACCCTTTTCTTTACCTTCCGGCACCCTTTTCACGGCGAAGAAACTGGACCCGAATAATGGCCACTTCCacaaaatttctgaaaaattaattaaaccatAAATTGGGACCATGGGAAGAGccacaattctaatttaatccagtgtttcatattattttcatagaaaaaatttctatattaCTGCACTCGTACACcctgattttaattaaaataaagagtACTAACCGAGTACTTGAGCCTTGCAAGCAGCAACTGTATTATGTTGTACATTGTTCCATGCTTGCTGGACCATGTTTGCCCATTGTTGAGGTCGTGGATCTCTTAAACTGAGCACTGGTTTtggtaataaatatttaatttccttGGTAGTCGGTTCGTGGGTCATATCTGCTGCCCTATGTAAAAGAGCTGCTATTTGTGCCATATCATACTgaaaaaaatcaagaaaaaaattaattaaaatgtcagaaaaaaatgttcaatATACTACGAAAGATATAATATGCTATGAAGGACTCACTATGACTTCTTGAGGTAAATGTTCCCCAGGTAAGACCAATAGAAGGCCTTCTAAATAATCTGGAGCAATTTGATTGAACACAACTTCTATGTACAGTGGTGCATCCAGTCTGAGGGGATAGTACCAAACCGATCTGAATACGAAAAACATTGCATCAACcatttaaaatacatattatttCAGCTGCAATtatatgaattaattaatagttTTGAATTACACACGTAGatagaataatattattatttttgtggATCTATAGAACAAAGAATtagtttttttattattggttaaattatttaatgtataagcaatttttatagaatacCTGCAGAATATTAGGTAGAACACTTGATGATTTTTATGAAGTTCCGTAGTTACATCTAAAACGTATTCATCTCTTGCTAATGGCATAGTAAACGCATCACCATCGACGATACAgtataatgaaaattcatcCATTTCGTGGGGATTCCTGACGGATATTATGTTGCACATCTCCTCGATAACATCCTATAGAAAGTATAAAATACACATCAGATTAAATACACTGTGTTTATTTTAAAGgaaaaaagttttaaaataGGCAATGATGctgcaaaaatttaaatttgcgCGACAAGTGCCGCCAAACAATTGATTTATCGCCGCCAGGTGGCTATAGTGATTTGGTGCCcgaaattcaataattttatgaGTGCAAACAAGAAAGAAATAACAACATTTCTACGAATGTAAGTTactaattttcttatttttatgttaaataataattggcGATACTTTTTTTATGGTATaaactataaaataataaaatttgaaatgtgAATACATCGAACATGTTAAGCGCGCAACTTGCAAAAAGTTTTGGGTTAGTAAATTAAGTAATTTTTAGttaataattatgttttacaatattttatgcATTTCCATCTGATTTTTTAACTTCCTTTAAGGATCGGTCAAGAATTCTTATTAGTATTCAGttattaagaatttttttatattactgaatattattcattaatttttccaaAGACTTAGCtttgaattatttcaatacAGTAATTAGAGATTTACCTGCACAACAGTAGTACATTTTGTGTTGATAACCCTCTCTGTTCCACCTGGAAGTCTATAAATCTGTCTCTTTGCATTCCTGCCAGCACTGATGGCCATGATCTCATCTACACTAGGCACGTTCTTCCTTCCTCCATATTTAACTGTTTTCCTGAGATTCTGTAGACATACCGTGGCTGTTCCATGGTACGCTCTTCTTTTATCATAGGCAGCAGTTTCAAGATATTTAGTAAGATAAGGTCTTAGGCCATCACTGCAGGTGAAATAGGCAGCAACTATGCTAAAAATTCTCCATCCACGCTGACAACTATCAGGGTTTGGGCTCTTGTTATTGGTAGTTTGTTTCATCAACTGACAGTACACTTCATCTCTAAGGAGTTCATATTTGTGACAGTGCTgtaatgaaatagaaatagagAAACTTGATTACTTGATGGGGCAGATTAAAGTGGAAATCATAAAACTCTTCTTTccatataaaattaatgacaTTAGGTTTATAAGTTTTTGATGTACCATTGAATTTATTATATGCAATCAAATTCAACTAGCTGATAGAGGAGAAATCTTTAGAAGTAACAGCTGAGAACAAATTAAAACTTCTTGCATTGAAAGTAGGACATGAAATCAGTGTCCTATATTGAAATTATCTCAATATATGAAACTAAAGATAATGCTCAGTCCAACTTTCTAATACCAATTATATAGCATGACACTCTTACAAGATACAGAATTTGTCTATCTTAAATTATTCCATGAACaatcaatttatatttcaatcgcTTACCATCAGAATAGTGTA from Osmia bicornis bicornis chromosome 10, iOsmBic2.1, whole genome shotgun sequence encodes:
- the LOC114877908 gene encoding uncharacterized protein LOC114877908, which encodes MWNRKVFIRIIEVILCIACVVALRVTNDESRRVFHYLRSRSREWSLLNNVTWGAIGAALATATCGGYIIVTTGLLIAAATGELNGRKTELFFLGLGVILFGIVGALSMASIENVPEDLVDNAAVFGALCLLTALVFIADLLMSTPKKKDKEGMKEHLTDKREKRQITTLSTEKETKSPKVSPKISKKDDNGNINDGFDKVEEQHQKSAVQQVSEDPRRWEDHSSNQRTKDTYGDDENDNFNRDNREQKEYTQNFENGKALRNSQMYRDSERQKGANRDSYKMMHRMEMPTVVYKAHDIYQRPVDEVDTPRFPIESNSRGETMFAKMINPGVKIMKVEHDVDEATFDGYRYSDTSQYDNVPIRMKKTSPKSQRKNRDVSFNVPPPPKGYERDIERTKDEIEMLEECFSSLRTTTTGTQTPNVRTPSTPTDPGYVRHTASNWPQETKTKTPGSSPSHTRK